Proteins from a genomic interval of bacterium:
- a CDS encoding CoB--CoM heterodisulfide reductase iron-sulfur subunit B family protein encodes MAVPNGIQYTYYPGCSQTTTSRAYDASVRGVTRKLGIELVELEDWNCCGASNYIAIDARKAFVLSARNLALAEKTGRPDIVTSCSGCYVILAKAKKYIASNPKLREDINEALATGGLTYSGKVNVRHVLDVLANDVGEERVRAAVTTPLTGLKVAPYYGCQIGRPYGEFDDEEWPHTLDDLVAWTGAEPVNFPLKSKCCGGILMTTQPHVGRTLVGKLLKNAKDSGADCIVTACSLCHVTLESYQKKVSRHLGEDVQIPVLYFTQLMGRALGLTPKELMLKDSLTHAEAVLP; translated from the coding sequence ATGGCCGTCCCTAACGGTATCCAATACACGTACTACCCGGGCTGCTCGCAGACGACGACCAGCCGGGCGTACGACGCCTCGGTCAGGGGCGTGACCCGGAAGCTCGGGATCGAGCTGGTGGAGCTCGAGGACTGGAACTGCTGCGGCGCCTCCAACTATATCGCCATTGACGCGCGGAAGGCCTTCGTCCTCTCGGCCCGCAACCTGGCCCTGGCGGAGAAGACCGGCCGGCCCGACATCGTCACGAGCTGCAGCGGATGCTACGTCATCCTGGCCAAGGCCAAGAAGTACATCGCCTCGAACCCCAAGCTCCGCGAGGACATTAACGAGGCCCTGGCCACCGGCGGCCTGACGTACTCGGGCAAGGTCAACGTGCGCCACGTTCTGGACGTCCTGGCCAACGACGTCGGCGAGGAGCGGGTCCGGGCGGCGGTTACGACGCCCCTGACCGGCCTCAAGGTCGCCCCGTACTACGGCTGCCAGATCGGCCGCCCCTACGGCGAGTTCGACGACGAGGAGTGGCCCCACACCCTGGACGACCTGGTGGCCTGGACGGGCGCCGAGCCGGTGAACTTCCCCCTCAAGTCCAAGTGCTGCGGCGGCATCCTGATGACCACCCAGCCTCACGTCGGCCGCACCCTGGTCGGCAAGCTCTTGAAGAACGCCAAGGACTCCGGGGCGGACTGCATCGTCACCGCCTGCTCCCTGTGCCACGTGACCCTGGAGTCCTACCAGAAAAAGGTCAGCCGCCACCTCGGCGAGGACGTGCAGATACCGGTGCTGTACTTCACCCAGCTCATGGGCCGGGCTCTGGGGCTCACCCCCAAGGAGCTCATGCTGAAAGACAGCCTCACCCATGCCGAGGCCGTCCTTCCGTAA
- a CDS encoding FAD-binding protein: MSENGSKRIGVYVCHCGSNISQTVDVKAVAEYAGTLPGVRVARHYQYMCSDPGQALIQKDIEELHLTHVVVSSCSPLMHERTFRRTVAEAGINPYLFAMANIREQVSWVHTDKARATEKAKRLIAAEVFRVSNQEELFPEKVDVNPAVLVIGAGIAGIEAALKCAIAGQKVYLVEKEPSVGGHMAFFDKTFPTLDCAACILTPKMVDVGIHPNIELLTWSEVTKVDGYVGNFTVTVRKKARHVDTALCNSCGDCVAACPAVIYPDLKVVEIGGRLINEKDPSEAKVPVAPRA; this comes from the coding sequence ATGAGCGAAAACGGCAGCAAAAGAATAGGCGTGTACGTCTGCCACTGCGGCTCCAACATCTCGCAGACGGTGGACGTCAAGGCGGTGGCCGAGTACGCCGGCACCCTGCCCGGCGTGCGCGTGGCCCGGCACTACCAGTACATGTGCTCCGATCCGGGGCAGGCACTCATCCAGAAGGACATCGAGGAGCTGCACCTCACCCACGTGGTGGTCTCCTCCTGCTCGCCCCTGATGCACGAGCGCACCTTCCGCCGCACGGTGGCCGAGGCGGGGATAAACCCCTACCTGTTCGCCATGGCCAACATCCGGGAGCAGGTCTCCTGGGTCCACACGGACAAGGCCCGGGCGACGGAGAAGGCCAAGCGCCTGATAGCCGCCGAGGTCTTCCGGGTCTCCAACCAGGAGGAGCTCTTCCCGGAGAAGGTGGACGTGAACCCGGCGGTCCTGGTCATCGGCGCCGGAATCGCCGGCATCGAGGCCGCCCTCAAGTGCGCAATAGCCGGTCAGAAGGTCTACCTGGTGGAGAAGGAGCCCTCGGTGGGCGGACACATGGCCTTCTTCGACAAGACCTTCCCCACCCTGGACTGCGCCGCCTGCATCCTGACGCCCAAGATGGTGGACGTGGGCATCCACCCCAACATCGAGCTTCTGACCTGGTCCGAGGTCACCAAGGTGGACGGCTACGTGGGCAACTTCACGGTGACGGTCAGGAAGAAGGCCCGGCACGTGGACACCGCGCTGTGCAACTCCTGCGGCGACTGCGTGGCGGCTTGCCCGGCGGTCATCTACCCCGATCTGAAGGTCGTGGAGATCGGCGGCCGGCTGATAAACGAGAAGGACCCGTCCGAGGCGAAGGTCCCCGTGGCGCCCCGGGCCTAG
- a CDS encoding FAD-dependent oxidoreductase — protein sequence MRITSVKDLDDLKKKGRESLYPDRIRISVGSSTCGIANGALDVARRLIEGAEREGLDIVVEDSGCYGFCQMEPLVDVWVPGRPRVVYGNITEDRVDELLRAVKEGRVIEDWALFRLEGEHIVLNDERVAYDVSGGNGEYKNVPLMEDVGFFKGQLRIATRNCGYIKPVSLQEYVARGGLYTLHKVLTTMKPEEVIEAVLASGLRGRGGGGFPTGRKWKIARGAPGGVKHIVCNASEGDPGAYMDRSVLEGDPYSVLEGMIIGAYAIGNVSDAYIYVGSDYPRVRRFLLESVAVLREYGVLGSDILGTGLNFDIHVVQGAGAFVCGEETALIFYIEGQRGTPRPRPPYPAISGLWGKPTIINNVETWANIPVILSRGADWFSSIGSPGSKGTKVFSLVGNIKNTGLIEVPMGTPLWDLVFRMGGGITRWREFKGVQTGGPSGGCLPAKLLNIPVDFDRLSEAGSMMGSGSMIVMDEHTCMVDMAKYFLSFTKEESCGKCTPCREGLPHMLAILEKISRGEGEEGDLELLEDLGTFVKQNSLCGLGQTAPNPLLTTLRYYREDYDSHIKYKKCPGSVCKRMVSAPCHHTCPVGMDAPSYIAYIALGKFDKALDIIYRATPFPGILSRICPHPCEFRCTTGNVADPISIRALKRFVLEKHGKDYAPPKGAGNLEPVAVIGAGPAGLSCAWDLARLGYRVTVFEADAVAGGMLYSGIPAYRLPRELIAREVERVRRIGVEIKTGVMIGKDIAFDDLRRDYKAVFVATGAHAGIPLGLPGEEVEGVQDAIEFLREVNVGGRTTVGERVGIIGGTNTALDAARAARRLGALQVTVFYNRTHFEIPADELEVQAGLDEGIEVVYLCAPSRIIAEKGRLKALELRRVEMRGVDPTGWREPVVLEGTEFTVELDNLFPAVNQKPDLAFLPDGFKLTPRNTLEADPGTMMTDVPGVFAGGDVVAGPYFATDAMGHGKLAAKYMDRYLRGGDMTPEYTLTKPVAHVEPYEMTAEEVETIVNRPETPLQPVARRIENFESVELVLDEAAAVNEAKRCLRCDWRWEHEAEEEERR from the coding sequence ATGAGGATTACGAGCGTCAAGGATCTCGACGACCTGAAGAAAAAGGGCCGTGAATCCCTCTATCCCGACAGGATACGGATTTCCGTCGGCTCTTCCACCTGCGGCATCGCCAACGGGGCGCTCGACGTCGCCCGGCGGCTCATCGAGGGGGCCGAGCGCGAGGGGCTGGACATCGTCGTCGAGGACTCGGGCTGCTACGGCTTCTGCCAGATGGAGCCGCTGGTGGACGTCTGGGTCCCCGGACGGCCCCGCGTCGTCTACGGGAACATCACCGAGGACAGGGTGGACGAGCTCCTGCGGGCGGTGAAGGAGGGGCGCGTCATCGAGGACTGGGCCCTCTTCCGCCTGGAGGGCGAGCACATCGTCCTCAACGACGAGCGCGTCGCCTACGACGTCTCCGGCGGCAACGGGGAGTATAAAAACGTGCCGCTCATGGAGGACGTGGGATTCTTCAAGGGGCAGCTCCGCATCGCGACCCGCAACTGCGGCTACATCAAGCCGGTGAGCCTCCAGGAGTACGTGGCCCGCGGCGGGCTCTACACTCTCCACAAGGTCCTGACCACCATGAAACCCGAGGAGGTCATCGAGGCGGTCCTGGCCTCGGGTCTGCGCGGTCGCGGCGGCGGCGGATTCCCCACCGGACGCAAGTGGAAGATAGCCCGCGGGGCGCCCGGCGGCGTGAAGCACATCGTCTGCAACGCCAGCGAGGGCGACCCCGGCGCCTACATGGACCGCTCAGTCCTCGAGGGCGACCCGTACTCGGTCCTCGAGGGCATGATCATCGGCGCCTACGCCATCGGGAACGTCTCCGACGCCTACATCTACGTGGGCAGCGACTACCCCCGCGTCCGCCGCTTCCTCCTCGAGTCCGTCGCCGTCCTGCGCGAGTACGGTGTGCTGGGCTCCGACATCCTGGGTACCGGCCTAAACTTCGACATCCACGTGGTCCAGGGCGCCGGCGCCTTCGTCTGCGGCGAGGAGACCGCCCTCATCTTCTACATCGAGGGCCAGCGCGGCACCCCGCGCCCCCGGCCCCCATACCCCGCCATTTCCGGCCTCTGGGGCAAGCCCACCATCATCAACAACGTGGAGACCTGGGCCAACATCCCGGTCATCCTCAGCCGCGGCGCCGACTGGTTCAGCTCCATCGGATCCCCGGGGAGCAAGGGGACCAAAGTCTTCTCCCTGGTGGGCAACATCAAGAACACCGGGCTCATCGAGGTGCCGATGGGCACGCCGCTCTGGGACCTCGTGTTCCGCATGGGCGGCGGCATCACCCGCTGGCGCGAGTTCAAGGGGGTCCAGACCGGCGGACCGTCCGGCGGCTGCCTGCCCGCCAAGCTCCTCAACATCCCCGTGGACTTCGACCGCCTCAGCGAGGCCGGCTCCATGATGGGCTCCGGCAGCATGATCGTCATGGACGAGCACACCTGCATGGTGGACATGGCGAAGTACTTCCTCTCCTTCACCAAGGAAGAATCCTGCGGCAAGTGCACCCCCTGCCGCGAGGGCCTCCCCCACATGCTGGCGATTCTGGAGAAAATCTCCCGGGGCGAGGGCGAGGAGGGGGACCTGGAGCTCCTGGAGGACCTGGGCACCTTCGTCAAACAGAACTCGCTGTGCGGCCTGGGCCAGACGGCGCCCAACCCGCTCCTGACCACCCTGCGCTACTACCGCGAGGACTACGACTCCCACATCAAGTACAAGAAGTGCCCCGGGTCGGTGTGCAAGAGAATGGTCTCGGCCCCCTGCCACCACACCTGTCCGGTGGGCATGGACGCCCCGAGCTACATCGCCTACATCGCCCTGGGCAAGTTCGACAAGGCGCTGGACATCATCTACCGGGCCACGCCCTTCCCCGGCATCCTCTCCCGCATCTGCCCGCACCCCTGCGAGTTCCGCTGCACCACGGGGAACGTGGCCGACCCCATCTCCATCCGGGCCCTCAAGCGGTTCGTCCTGGAGAAGCACGGCAAGGACTACGCGCCGCCCAAGGGGGCGGGCAACCTCGAGCCCGTCGCCGTCATCGGGGCCGGACCCGCCGGGTTGAGCTGCGCCTGGGACCTGGCCCGCCTGGGCTACCGGGTCACCGTCTTCGAGGCCGACGCCGTCGCCGGCGGGATGCTCTACTCCGGCATCCCGGCCTACCGCCTCCCCCGCGAGCTCATCGCCCGGGAGGTCGAGCGGGTCCGCCGGATCGGCGTGGAGATCAAGACCGGCGTAATGATCGGCAAAGACATCGCCTTCGATGACCTGCGCCGGGATTACAAGGCCGTCTTCGTCGCCACCGGCGCCCACGCCGGCATCCCGCTGGGCCTGCCCGGCGAGGAGGTGGAGGGCGTCCAGGACGCCATCGAATTCCTCCGGGAGGTCAACGTCGGGGGCCGGACCACCGTCGGCGAGCGGGTGGGCATCATCGGCGGCACCAACACCGCCCTGGACGCCGCCCGGGCCGCCCGGCGCCTCGGCGCCCTCCAGGTCACCGTCTTCTACAACCGGACCCACTTCGAGATTCCCGCCGACGAGCTGGAGGTACAGGCCGGCCTGGACGAGGGGATCGAGGTGGTCTACCTCTGCGCGCCCTCGAGAATCATCGCCGAGAAGGGGCGCCTGAAGGCGCTCGAGCTGCGGCGGGTGGAGATGCGGGGCGTGGACCCCACCGGCTGGCGCGAGCCGGTGGTCCTCGAGGGCACCGAGTTCACCGTCGAGCTCGACAACCTCTTCCCGGCCGTCAACCAGAAGCCGGACCTCGCCTTCCTCCCCGACGGCTTCAAGCTCACCCCGAGGAACACCCTCGAGGCGGACCCCGGCACCATGATGACCGACGTGCCCGGCGTGTTCGCCGGGGGCGACGTCGTCGCCGGGCCCTACTTCGCCACCGACGCCATGGGGCACGGGAAGCTGGCCGCCAAGTACATGGACCGCTACCTGCGGGGCGGCGACATGACCCCCGAGTACACCCTGACGAAGCCCGTGGCACACGTCGAGCCCTACGAGATGACGGCCGAGGAGGTCGAGACCATCGTCAACCGTCCCGAGACGCCCCTGCAGCCGGTTGCCCGTAGGATCGAGAACTTCGAGTCGGTCGAGCTCGTCCTCGACGAGGCCGCCGCCGTCAACGAGGCCAAGAGGTGCCTGCGCTGCGACTGGCGCTGGGAGCACGAGGCCGAGGAAGAAGAACGCCGTTAG
- a CDS encoding NAD(P)H-dependent oxidoreductase subunit E, with amino-acid sequence MHKDTIKLDLELARPLIDNYNRGELTLIALLLGVQDVYYYLPREAVEFIVRETGVPISVIYSLATFYSAISLEPKGRNHIRCCVGTACMVRGSMFVLDDLKRELGIGPGEVTEDGAFSLEEVHCLGACALGPVITKRDKFYGHVTKSKVREVIGALRRADSANV; translated from the coding sequence GTGCATAAGGACACGATCAAGCTGGATCTGGAGCTCGCCCGGCCCCTCATTGATAACTACAACCGGGGCGAGTTGACCCTCATCGCGCTTTTGCTCGGGGTCCAGGACGTCTACTACTACCTGCCCCGGGAAGCCGTGGAGTTCATCGTCCGCGAGACCGGGGTCCCCATAAGCGTCATCTACAGCCTGGCCACTTTCTACTCGGCCATCTCCCTGGAGCCCAAGGGACGCAACCACATCCGGTGCTGCGTCGGCACGGCCTGCATGGTCCGCGGTTCCATGTTCGTGCTGGACGACCTGAAGCGCGAGCTGGGTATCGGGCCCGGCGAGGTCACCGAGGACGGCGCCTTCTCCCTGGAGGAGGTGCACTGCCTCGGCGCGTGCGCCCTGGGGCCCGTCATCACCAAGCGGGACAAGTTCTACGGCCACGTCACCAAATCAAAGGTCCGGGAAGTCATCGGCGCCCTGAGGAGGGCCGACAGTGCAAACGTCTGA